In Zygosaccharomyces rouxii strain CBS732 chromosome F complete sequence, a single window of DNA contains:
- the RNT1 gene encoding ribonuclease III (similar to uniprot|Q02555 Saccharomyces cerevisiae YMR239C RNT1 RNAase III cleaves a stem-loop structure at the 3' end of U2 snRNA to ensure formation of the correct U2 3' end) produces the protein MSSNAKRGALGNQEVSSGSRDNLVNKDDKEQDFVYQYSQMIQLEHAVTKFVESYQRIISLSPNLKIYNQVLSNPEEIPVQILPALSRYKLKMASELKSADELDKIPILKDLGTYASKFNQNPSSKDPILNGISSKDLKKLSSEVVRPSQVDEDVDEEEDDDEESYDPVKNSKDTKGSKWPPKLPEIKDPAVRARVFIHKSTIKDKLYLTESEMIKAHNERLEFLGDSVLNTVITMIIYNKFPRYTEGQLSKLRMTLVSNERLKEWTFMYGLEKKLRTNFDMTKENANFQQGKRKLYADVFEAYIGGLIEDDPKHNMPRVRKWLSKLAKPVMDEVTVKDVGLESTEDLDLNAKRQLYSLIGFAALNLHYVTVKRPTNTDPNTVVECRVGDGTVLGSGEGRNIKIAGLKAAQNVLKDKAVLEKYSRMRASMPRNESAVKLDEGKPKKKKQKLDDGSSK, from the coding sequence ATGTCTTCAAATGCAAAGAGAGGTGCACTAGGAAACCAGGAGGTTTCCAGTGGATCCAGGGACAATTTAGTTaataaagatgataaagaacaagattttGTATATCAATATTCACAAATGATCCAGTTAGAGCACGCCGTGACCAAATTTGTGGAGTCATATCAACGTATTATCTCCCTTTCTCCGAACCTAAAGATTTATAACCAAGTCTTGTCAAATCCAGAGGAAATTCCAGTACAAATCTTACCAGCTTTATCTCGTTACAAGTTGAAGATGGCTtctgaattgaaatctgcAGATGAACTTGACAAGATACCGATCCTGAAAGACCTTGGCACTTATGCCTCCAAATTCAATCAAAACCCTTCAAGTAAAGATCCCATACTCAATGGAATCTCTAGTAAAGATCTGAAAAAACTGTCAAGTGAAGTGGTACGTCCAAGTCAGGTAGATGAAGAtgtggatgaagaagaagatgatgatgaagagagTTATGATCctgtgaaaaattctaaagaTACTAAAGGTTCCAAATGGCCACCGAAATTACCAGAGATTAAGGATCCAGCTGTGAGAGCAAGAGTATTCATTCATAAGTCTACGATTAAGGATAAATTATATTTAACAGAATCTGAGATGATAAAGGCGCATAATGAGAGGCTAGAATTTTTGGGTGATTCCGTTTTAAACACagtaataacaatgatTATTTATAACAAATTCCCAAGGTATACTGAAGGTCAACTGTCGAAACTAAGAATGACACTAGTGAGTAACGAAAGGCTTAAAGAGTGGACATTCATGTATGGATTAGAGAAAAAGTTGAGAACTAATTTTGATATGACAAAGGAAAATGCTAATTTCCAACAAGGAAAACGTAAGTTATATGCAGATGTCTTTGAAGCCTATATTGGTGGCCTTATCGAAGATGATCCCAAGCATAATATGCCAAGAGTGAGAAAATGGCTTAGTAAATTGGCCAAGCCTGTTATGGATGAGGTTACCGTAAAGGATGTTGGATTAGAATCTACCGAAGATTTGGATCTTAATGCTAAAAGGCAATTGTATTCTCTAATAGGTTTTGCCGCCTTGAATTTACACTACGTGACGGTAAAAAGACCTACCAATACTGATCCAAATACTGTAGTAGAGTGTAGGGTTGGCGATGGTACTGTATTAGGATCAGGTGAAGGGAGAAATATAAAGATTGCCGGATTAAAAGCTGCCCAAAatgttttgaaagataaaGCTGTGTTGGAGAAATACTCTCGTATGCGTGCATCTATGCCTAGAAATGAATCAGCTGTAAAATTAGATGAAGGCAAAcctaagaagaagaagcagaagcTGGACGAtggatcttccaaataa